Proteins from a genomic interval of Rubinisphaera italica:
- a CDS encoding M28 family peptidase — protein MQRLTLLLTLFILSISTNVLLAETPEGSNTESESVLLSNTRQLTFAGRRSGEGYFSADGSKLVFQSEREAGNPFFQIYLLDLETGDETRISPGTGKTTCAWIHPDGNRVLFASTQDDPQALEKQKSELELRESGKERRYSWDYDPEYNLFQYDLKSKEYQPLTKERGYDAEGSYSPDGKLIAFASNRQAYQRELTEEEQAMLERDPAVFMEIYVMEADGSNVRKLTDTLGYDGGPFFSPDGKRICWRRFKEDGATAEIMTMNIDGSDVRQLTDWKVMSWAPYYHPSGRYIIFTTNRHGFANFELYMVATNGKSDPIRVTHTEGFDGLPAFSPDGKQLAWTSNRSGSKQSQLYLADWNHEAALELLSLTGFSDEDVEQSAALNARESADSFEPADIARHVNFLCREELAGRLTGTEGEHLATQYVATYFDELGLKPGGDDETWFQEFEFTAGIDLGENNLLSLGEESEELDKDWNPVSFSANGEFSGNEYAYAGYGIVAPAIEGFEEYDSYVHLDVKDKWVVVFRFLPEGITPELRQHWARYSSLRYKAMVARDHGAKGLIVVSGPTSKVRNQLVPLRYDGSLAGTSIPVISLNDDLAGKLLTSTKKTLLEWQTKLDAGEPVMGFVTAGPALNVQVDIKQVKRTGRNVIGVLPAKQSYHPLPAILVGAHVDHLGRGGSSSSLANEKEADQIHFGADDNASGTGGMLEIAEYMSSLVADKKIELTRDVIFVAWSGEELGLYGANHFVKELEAELNSVMESLGGPPEKEKAESDEEEKAESQNNELPLRFVIGACLNMDMIGRFDKALILQGVGSSTAWKSIIEQRNVPVGMPITLQNDSYIPTDASVFFMHGVPILSAFTGTHTDYHTPRDTPEKINYQAASEIAHLMGLITRGLAVSPDTLDYVDQARPEELRRANLRAYLGTIPDYGASDVKGVQLSGVGKGGPADKAGIKGGDVIVELAGKKIENIYDYTYAIEALKIGEKVNIVIQRDGEKKTLELIPGSRE, from the coding sequence ATGCAGCGTCTAACACTATTGCTCACACTGTTCATTTTATCCATATCTACCAATGTTCTTCTGGCAGAAACACCCGAGGGCTCGAATACAGAGAGTGAATCTGTTCTGCTTTCAAATACTCGTCAGCTGACATTTGCCGGGCGCCGTTCGGGAGAAGGCTACTTCAGTGCAGACGGCTCCAAGCTGGTTTTCCAAAGTGAACGAGAAGCAGGCAATCCGTTCTTTCAGATTTACCTGCTCGATCTGGAAACCGGCGACGAAACACGCATTTCTCCCGGCACCGGGAAAACCACCTGCGCCTGGATTCATCCGGACGGGAATCGTGTTCTCTTTGCGTCCACACAGGATGATCCTCAAGCTCTTGAAAAACAGAAATCGGAACTGGAGTTACGGGAGTCTGGTAAAGAACGTCGTTATTCCTGGGATTACGATCCTGAATACAATCTCTTTCAATACGATCTGAAATCCAAAGAGTATCAGCCACTGACAAAAGAGCGTGGCTATGATGCGGAAGGTTCTTACTCGCCCGATGGCAAACTGATTGCCTTTGCTTCAAATCGGCAGGCCTATCAACGAGAGTTGACCGAAGAAGAGCAAGCGATGCTGGAACGAGATCCTGCGGTCTTCATGGAAATTTATGTCATGGAAGCGGATGGATCCAATGTCCGCAAGCTGACCGACACACTCGGCTACGATGGCGGTCCATTTTTCTCGCCAGATGGCAAACGTATCTGCTGGCGCAGGTTCAAGGAAGATGGAGCCACTGCGGAAATTATGACCATGAACATCGATGGCAGCGATGTTCGTCAATTGACCGACTGGAAAGTGATGTCCTGGGCTCCTTACTACCATCCCTCAGGACGCTACATCATTTTTACGACCAACCGTCACGGATTTGCCAATTTCGAATTGTATATGGTTGCTACCAATGGGAAGTCCGATCCGATTCGTGTCACTCACACCGAAGGGTTCGATGGCTTGCCAGCGTTCAGTCCCGATGGAAAACAACTTGCGTGGACCTCGAATCGCTCCGGTTCGAAACAGTCGCAATTATATCTGGCAGACTGGAACCATGAGGCAGCTCTCGAACTGCTTTCGTTAACTGGTTTTTCAGATGAGGATGTCGAACAGTCAGCCGCTTTGAATGCCCGGGAATCAGCCGACAGTTTCGAACCAGCCGACATCGCCCGGCACGTCAATTTTCTGTGTCGCGAAGAACTCGCAGGACGTTTGACCGGAACCGAAGGAGAACATCTGGCGACTCAATACGTGGCCACCTATTTTGATGAACTGGGACTGAAGCCAGGAGGAGATGACGAGACCTGGTTTCAGGAATTTGAGTTTACTGCTGGAATTGATCTAGGCGAAAATAATTTATTGTCTCTGGGGGAAGAAAGTGAGGAACTCGATAAAGACTGGAATCCGGTTTCCTTTTCTGCCAACGGAGAATTTTCCGGCAATGAATACGCCTATGCAGGATACGGAATTGTCGCACCGGCGATTGAAGGATTCGAAGAATATGATTCCTATGTGCATCTGGATGTCAAAGACAAATGGGTTGTTGTGTTTCGGTTTTTGCCGGAGGGAATCACACCAGAGTTGCGTCAGCATTGGGCGAGATATTCTTCGCTCCGATACAAAGCGATGGTGGCCCGCGATCACGGTGCTAAAGGATTGATCGTTGTTTCCGGCCCCACTTCAAAAGTTCGAAATCAACTCGTTCCGCTGCGATACGATGGCTCTCTGGCTGGAACAAGTATTCCCGTCATCAGTTTGAACGACGACCTTGCTGGGAAATTATTAACCAGTACAAAAAAAACGTTGCTCGAATGGCAGACGAAACTTGATGCTGGCGAGCCAGTAATGGGATTTGTCACTGCAGGACCTGCATTGAACGTGCAAGTCGATATTAAGCAGGTGAAGCGGACTGGCCGTAACGTCATCGGTGTACTGCCTGCCAAACAGTCTTATCACCCATTACCGGCGATTCTTGTGGGAGCGCATGTGGATCATCTTGGTCGTGGAGGCTCTTCATCTTCCCTGGCTAATGAGAAAGAAGCCGATCAGATTCATTTTGGAGCCGATGACAACGCCTCCGGCACGGGTGGCATGCTCGAAATTGCCGAGTATATGTCGAGTCTGGTCGCGGATAAGAAAATTGAATTGACTCGCGATGTGATTTTTGTCGCCTGGTCGGGTGAGGAACTTGGCTTGTATGGTGCCAACCACTTCGTCAAAGAGCTTGAAGCCGAGCTGAACTCTGTGATGGAAAGTTTGGGGGGACCTCCGGAAAAAGAGAAAGCCGAGTCCGATGAAGAGGAAAAAGCCGAATCGCAAAACAATGAACTTCCACTGCGATTTGTGATTGGAGCCTGCCTCAACATGGACATGATCGGACGGTTCGATAAAGCGTTAATCCTGCAGGGAGTCGGTTCGTCCACAGCATGGAAATCCATTATCGAGCAACGAAATGTGCCAGTCGGCATGCCGATCACTTTGCAGAACGACAGTTACATCCCAACCGATGCGAGCGTCTTCTTCATGCATGGCGTGCCGATTCTATCAGCTTTCACTGGCACACATACCGACTATCACACTCCGCGAGATACTCCCGAAAAGATTAACTACCAAGCGGCTTCCGAAATCGCTCACTTGATGGGATTGATTACTCGTGGCTTGGCCGTCAGTCCCGACACACTCGATTATGTCGATCAGGCTCGCCCGGAAGAACTACGCCGTGCTAACTTGCGGGCTTATCTCGGAACGATCCCCGATTATGGAGCCTCCGATGTGAAAGGCGTGCAACTCTCAGGAGTTGGCAAAGGGGGACCAGCAGACAAGGCGGGGATCAAAGGAGGCGATGTGATTGTCGAACTGGCCGGTAAGAAGATCGAAAATATCTACGATTACACCTATGCCATCGAAGCGTTGAAAATCGGCGAGAAAGTGAACATCGTCATTCAGCGAGATGGCGAAAAGAAAACACTTGAACTGATCCCGGGATCTCGGGAGTAA
- a CDS encoding arylsulfatase has product MIENESSFTHTQVNSCQVLFIMCLTVVAFLSQTLSSHFLFAEQSSQPNIVLIMADDLGYQELGCYGQKWIKTPHIDKLAAEGMKFTNFYAGNAVCAPSRCCLLTGKHPGHAWVRNNGDPKLPEELRAKYGWEFPGQNPIPAAEVTIAEMLKQKEYATAAIGKWGLGHFGTSGDPNKQGFDLFYGFNCQRHAHNHYPKFLWRNDVKEIQPGNDRTLNGETYSQDQFTKVALEFIRENQKRPFFLYLPFAIPHLSIQVTEESLAEYKDVIPEEDYVHKGYLKHPYPRAGYAAMITHMDRDIGKIMTLLEELELDENTVVMFTSDNGPTYDRLGGSDSDFFGSANGFSGLKGSLYEGGIRVPLVARWPGKIPAGTTTDLISASWDFLPTIADLTGTKPPKTIDGISMTPTLLGDADHQIEHEFLYWEFAAYSGQQAVRMGPWKGIRQNLLKKNAELKTELYNLESDPSESRDVAAEHPEVVKRIEQLFYEQHTNSEVFRFPAIDTK; this is encoded by the coding sequence ATGATCGAGAATGAGTCCAGCTTCACTCACACTCAAGTCAATTCTTGTCAAGTTCTGTTTATCATGTGCCTGACAGTTGTGGCATTCCTATCCCAAACGCTCTCCTCGCATTTTCTTTTTGCTGAACAGTCCAGTCAGCCGAATATTGTTTTGATTATGGCCGATGACCTCGGTTATCAGGAACTCGGCTGTTACGGTCAGAAATGGATTAAGACGCCTCATATCGACAAACTGGCAGCTGAGGGAATGAAGTTCACGAATTTTTATGCGGGAAACGCGGTCTGTGCTCCGTCTCGTTGTTGTTTACTAACAGGAAAACATCCCGGACATGCCTGGGTTCGAAACAACGGTGATCCTAAACTTCCTGAAGAATTACGAGCAAAATATGGCTGGGAATTTCCTGGTCAAAATCCGATTCCTGCTGCTGAGGTGACAATTGCCGAGATGCTCAAGCAGAAAGAGTATGCCACGGCTGCCATTGGGAAATGGGGATTGGGACATTTCGGAACCAGCGGAGATCCCAATAAGCAGGGTTTTGATCTCTTTTATGGCTTCAATTGCCAGCGACACGCCCACAATCATTACCCCAAATTTCTGTGGCGGAATGATGTCAAAGAAATTCAGCCGGGGAATGATCGGACCCTCAATGGAGAGACTTACTCTCAGGATCAATTCACCAAAGTTGCACTGGAATTTATTCGCGAAAACCAGAAACGCCCTTTCTTTTTATATCTCCCGTTTGCAATTCCGCACCTTTCGATTCAAGTCACAGAGGAATCCCTGGCAGAGTACAAAGACGTTATCCCCGAAGAGGATTACGTTCATAAAGGTTACTTGAAACATCCGTATCCCCGAGCAGGATATGCAGCCATGATTACCCATATGGATCGTGATATTGGAAAAATCATGACTCTGCTCGAAGAATTAGAACTGGATGAGAACACCGTTGTGATGTTCACTTCAGATAACGGACCGACTTACGACAGACTGGGAGGTTCTGATTCGGATTTCTTTGGGTCAGCCAACGGGTTCAGTGGCCTAAAAGGAAGTCTTTATGAGGGTGGGATCCGTGTCCCGCTGGTTGCTCGCTGGCCGGGAAAAATTCCCGCTGGAACAACCACCGATCTCATCTCGGCTTCCTGGGACTTTTTACCAACTATCGCCGATTTGACTGGGACAAAACCTCCAAAGACAATTGATGGCATCAGCATGACTCCGACTCTACTTGGAGATGCAGATCATCAAATCGAGCACGAATTCCTGTATTGGGAATTTGCGGCTTACAGCGGTCAACAGGCCGTCCGGATGGGGCCTTGGAAAGGGATTCGCCAGAACCTGCTTAAGAAAAATGCGGAATTGAAAACAGAACTTTATAACCTGGAAAGCGATCCCTCAGAGAGCAGGGATGTTGCTGCTGAACATCCAGAGGTCGTCAAGCGAATCGAGCAACTCTTTTACGAGCAGCACACGAACTCGGAAGTCTTTCGTTTTCCGGCCATCGATACGAAGTAA
- a CDS encoding phosphatidate phosphatase App1 family protein translates to MSAGGENLVLFPTIAHQHKASGTWSADVHGWCFDGADDFHFQRTAASFLRRALKIDRNQPDPPFFRERAGGFVVENRKKVVIEVAYDRTNLLAVKTKRNGHFQTKINLTISDDSPMATTTFGAKKVSLTAIRKDCQIDQVGGCYLIPDQGLSIISDIDDTIKFSNVGNREELLANTFLRPFRPIEGMPELFNHLAAPERSFHYISATPWQMVRSVSQFLSEHNFPEGSVHLRKFALKDVTFLKKIFPAYKKKRKVVEDMMFRFPNRRFLLFGDTGEKDPEIYGDIARRFPDQTLGICLRNVSPDLPGSIRFRKAFTNVSPRKWIIFEDVLRLESQFLPEMLGTYQNQIDNN, encoded by the coding sequence ATGAGCGCAGGTGGAGAAAATCTCGTCCTGTTTCCGACAATTGCCCATCAACACAAGGCCTCAGGGACTTGGTCTGCTGACGTTCATGGCTGGTGCTTTGATGGAGCTGACGATTTTCATTTTCAAAGGACGGCGGCCTCATTTTTGAGACGGGCCTTGAAAATCGACCGGAATCAACCCGATCCTCCTTTCTTTCGGGAACGGGCGGGTGGTTTTGTCGTTGAAAATCGCAAAAAAGTGGTGATTGAAGTCGCTTATGATCGGACGAACTTACTGGCAGTCAAGACAAAGCGAAACGGTCATTTCCAGACGAAAATTAACCTCACCATAAGTGACGACTCCCCGATGGCAACGACCACGTTTGGGGCAAAAAAAGTCTCTCTGACGGCTATCCGCAAAGATTGTCAGATTGATCAGGTGGGAGGATGCTATCTGATTCCCGATCAGGGGCTATCCATCATTTCCGATATCGATGATACAATCAAATTTTCAAATGTTGGCAATCGCGAAGAGTTACTCGCCAATACATTTTTGCGACCATTTCGTCCCATCGAAGGGATGCCTGAATTATTCAACCATCTGGCTGCTCCTGAGAGAAGTTTTCATTACATTTCCGCGACACCCTGGCAGATGGTTCGATCAGTCTCGCAGTTTTTGAGTGAACACAACTTTCCGGAAGGTTCGGTTCATTTACGCAAGTTCGCTTTGAAGGATGTAACGTTTCTCAAAAAGATCTTTCCGGCTTACAAGAAGAAACGAAAAGTCGTTGAAGACATGATGTTCCGATTTCCCAATCGACGGTTTTTACTATTTGGAGATACCGGTGAAAAAGATCCTGAAATTTACGGAGATATTGCACGGCGATTTCCGGATCAGACACTCGGAATTTGTCTACGGAATGTCAGCCCGGATCTGCCTGGATCAATTCGCTTTCGTAAGGCTTTTACGAACGTTTCGCCTCGAAAGTGGATCATTTTTGAAGATGTTTTACGACTCGAGTCTCAGTTTCTTCCTGAGATGTTAGGCACCTACCAAAATCAGATTGACAACAATTAA
- a CDS encoding ATP-binding protein, whose translation MPPTNLSNSSNTKSGSAVIPSDEAAALDVQDQIIELLESFSFSDRDLFSIRLALAEAITNAIRHGNRMDPSKTVTFKWAVTAQRISVNITDEGTGFDPASLIDPTEEENLERPGGRGVLLIRNFMDEVIYNAQGNSLTMIKQMSVSE comes from the coding sequence ATGCCTCCTACTAACCTTTCAAATTCTTCCAACACAAAATCCGGAAGTGCTGTTATCCCGAGTGACGAAGCTGCGGCTCTCGATGTACAGGATCAGATTATCGAATTGCTCGAATCCTTTTCCTTTTCAGATCGAGATCTATTTAGCATACGTCTGGCGTTAGCCGAAGCGATAACGAATGCAATTCGTCATGGTAACCGGATGGATCCATCTAAAACGGTAACCTTTAAATGGGCAGTTACAGCCCAGCGAATTTCGGTCAACATTACCGATGAAGGCACAGGATTCGATCCTGCATCGCTCATTGATCCTACTGAAGAAGAGAATCTGGAACGTCCCGGTGGACGGGGCGTCTTATTGATTCGAAATTTTATGGACGAAGTGATCTACAACGCGCAAGGCAACTCCCTGACAATGATCAAACAGATGAGCGTCTCGGAATAA
- a CDS encoding shikimate kinase codes for MIVSLIGYRGCGKSSLAPLIAERLHWRAVDSDRLIEEQAGCTIADIFKSHGEPEFRKIEAEILAQLFNEDQLVIATGGGAILNSQTCELMRHAGPVFWLSAPTEELIRRLTQDVSTTETRPALTDLKFEEEIRTVLQNRIPVYQAVSDFEVSTAGRTLTDLVDDILQLIQGWTPQSRTAIKEHTS; via the coding sequence ATGATTGTTTCTTTAATCGGATATCGAGGCTGCGGCAAGAGTTCACTTGCTCCATTGATCGCTGAACGTCTGCATTGGCGAGCAGTTGATTCCGATCGTCTCATTGAAGAACAGGCGGGCTGCACAATTGCCGACATCTTCAAGAGCCACGGAGAACCCGAATTTCGTAAAATTGAAGCTGAAATTCTGGCACAATTGTTTAATGAGGATCAACTCGTGATCGCAACGGGAGGCGGTGCGATACTCAATTCTCAAACCTGCGAACTGATGCGACACGCTGGCCCTGTTTTCTGGTTATCTGCTCCGACTGAGGAACTGATCCGCAGGCTCACGCAGGATGTATCTACCACAGAAACTCGTCCCGCATTGACCGATTTGAAATTTGAAGAAGAAATTCGCACCGTACTACAGAATCGTATTCCTGTTTATCAGGCCGTAAGTGACTTTGAAGTTTCGACAGCGGGACGCACACTGACTGATCTGGTTGATGACATTCTTCAGCTGATTCAGGGATGGACTCCACAAAGCCGAACTGCCATCAAGGAACATACCTCCTGA
- a CDS encoding hydroxypyruvate isomerase family protein — translation MSQKFDHISKLGQFSGTSRRALLQGAIAASAGLVAGGIVQANEKTSEKVAQNGRIKQSLVHWCYKPYWNVDEMCQLAVSLGVPSIELIDPEHWPTLKKHGLTCAIAGSHGFTDGPNHPENWEMCEEKLKTRIQQAADFGCPSVISFTGMSGNLTPEEGAENCVKFFKQIAPFAEKHNVTICIEMLNTRDDTHRMKGHPGYQGNHTDYCIDIIKRVGSDRVKLLFDIYHVQIMDGDVIRRINQHKDYLGHIHTAGNPGRGELDNTQEINYPPIMQALLDVGYNGYVGQEYIPTRDALTGLQEAVALCDV, via the coding sequence ATGAGTCAGAAATTCGATCATATTTCCAAGCTGGGGCAGTTTTCCGGAACGAGTCGACGTGCATTGTTGCAGGGCGCAATAGCCGCTTCGGCTGGATTGGTTGCCGGTGGTATTGTTCAGGCGAATGAGAAAACCTCAGAAAAAGTGGCCCAGAATGGCCGCATCAAGCAATCTCTGGTTCACTGGTGCTACAAACCTTACTGGAACGTGGATGAAATGTGTCAGCTGGCAGTCAGCCTGGGCGTACCCAGTATCGAACTGATTGACCCCGAGCACTGGCCCACATTGAAAAAACATGGTCTGACATGTGCTATTGCAGGGAGCCATGGATTTACTGACGGCCCGAATCACCCTGAGAACTGGGAGATGTGCGAAGAGAAACTGAAAACTCGCATCCAGCAGGCAGCAGACTTCGGTTGCCCCAGTGTCATTTCCTTCACAGGCATGAGTGGCAATCTGACGCCTGAAGAAGGGGCAGAGAACTGTGTGAAGTTTTTCAAGCAGATTGCCCCGTTTGCCGAAAAGCATAATGTGACGATTTGTATCGAAATGCTCAATACGCGAGATGACACTCATCGAATGAAGGGGCATCCCGGTTATCAGGGAAATCATACCGACTACTGTATTGATATTATCAAACGAGTCGGGTCGGATCGGGTTAAACTTCTTTTCGACATTTATCATGTGCAGATTATGGATGGCGACGTCATTCGTCGAATAAATCAGCATAAGGATTATCTGGGACACATTCACACCGCTGGCAATCCTGGTCGTGGCGAATTGGATAATACTCAGGAGATCAATTACCCGCCAATCATGCAGGCATTGCTGGACGTGGGCTACAACGGTTATGTCGGACAGGAATATATCCCGACACGTGATGCCTTAACCGGATTGCAGGAAGCCGTCGCTTTGTGTGACGTTTAA
- a CDS encoding aminotransferase class IV: MKFSEPIACLNGQIVKASDLRLPVTDMGIVHGIAVTEMLRTFRGALFEWKAHWGRFQKSAELTDIPLPEFDILEIIEQMVIHNIQFLPEGNELGVIISATAGPNRTYLGQSAEIQPTFFAHTFELPGELWANATELGQHLAISSIPQISPRSVPPAAKVRSRMNWYLAERDVSKRYPGSRPIVLDEYGFVRETSTANLFAVRDGYVLTAPEETVLPGICRAITIRLLHQLGAEVRETNMTVDDLLQAQEIFTTSTPYCLMGVSRLNSASAGLDFPGEITRALIEKWNQYVGLDIHEQLRRIAFGRQSNV, encoded by the coding sequence ATGAAGTTTTCTGAGCCCATTGCCTGTTTGAATGGGCAGATCGTGAAAGCGAGTGATTTGCGACTACCCGTGACCGATATGGGAATCGTTCACGGCATCGCAGTGACAGAAATGTTGCGAACGTTTCGCGGAGCACTGTTTGAATGGAAGGCTCACTGGGGCCGATTTCAAAAATCTGCAGAGTTGACAGACATTCCCCTCCCGGAATTTGATATTCTGGAAATAATTGAGCAGATGGTAATACACAATATTCAATTCCTCCCTGAAGGAAATGAACTGGGGGTTATCATCTCGGCAACTGCAGGCCCTAATCGCACTTATCTGGGGCAATCCGCTGAGATTCAGCCGACGTTTTTTGCGCATACATTTGAATTGCCGGGAGAATTGTGGGCGAATGCCACAGAGTTAGGCCAGCATCTGGCGATCTCCTCCATTCCACAAATTTCTCCACGCAGTGTGCCACCAGCCGCTAAAGTTCGCAGCCGTATGAACTGGTATTTGGCTGAACGGGACGTTTCGAAAAGATATCCCGGTTCCCGACCAATTGTGCTCGATGAATACGGATTTGTGCGGGAAACGAGTACCGCAAATTTATTTGCAGTCCGAGACGGTTATGTACTGACTGCTCCTGAAGAAACCGTTCTCCCGGGAATCTGCCGAGCGATTACCATTCGCTTGCTCCATCAACTGGGAGCGGAGGTGAGAGAAACGAATATGACCGTTGATGATCTTCTGCAGGCTCAGGAAATCTTTACGACTTCGACTCCCTATTGTTTGATGGGCGTTTCACGGTTGAACAGTGCCTCGGCTGGCTTAGATTTTCCTGGAGAAATCACGCGGGCTCTCATTGAAAAATGGAATCAATACGTGGGCCTCGATATTCATGAGCAACTTCGAAGAATTGCCTTTGGGAGGCAATCAAACGTATGA
- a CDS encoding FHA domain-containing protein has product MPARLEPHDDRRTVNIDKPILFVGRHPECDLVINDSRKVSRKHCCLAEINGNFLVRDLGSTNGIQINGRRVTGTRELNSGDELTIGDVAYTFLDSKARKQKPVPQEQETPSLSDDGIPYKSEYDSKADVHELVDHELSSEVPIMLDEPDGDGFELFDGPRSSLSSNRGLAGSDSRPELIAD; this is encoded by the coding sequence ATGCCGGCTCGTTTAGAACCACATGACGATCGACGCACAGTCAATATCGACAAACCCATCCTGTTTGTTGGTCGGCACCCGGAATGTGATTTAGTGATCAACGACAGCCGAAAAGTCTCTCGAAAACATTGTTGTCTGGCTGAAATCAACGGTAATTTTCTGGTTCGCGATCTTGGCAGTACGAATGGTATTCAGATCAATGGACGCCGGGTCACTGGCACACGAGAGTTAAATTCTGGAGATGAATTAACCATTGGCGATGTAGCCTATACGTTTCTGGATTCGAAGGCTCGCAAGCAAAAACCAGTTCCTCAGGAACAGGAAACACCTTCCCTGTCCGATGATGGCATCCCCTATAAAAGTGAATACGATTCCAAAGCCGATGTTCACGAACTGGTCGATCATGAATTGAGCAGCGAAGTTCCCATTATGCTGGACGAACCAGACGGCGACGGTTTTGAACTCTTCGATGGACCACGCTCATCTCTTTCGAGCAACCGGGGACTGGCTGGCAGCGACTCCCGACCAGAACTCATCGCCGACTAG
- a CDS encoding ATP-binding protein, whose product MIFAERFDEYFDETIPSETARGQEVQERIVALMEKYEFTMRDVFSTRLALEEGIINAIKHGNRMDASKSVKIQWGISSELVKVIIADEGEGFEPEDVPDPTDDENLERPCGRGIMLMRAFMDTIEYNEVGNVLTIEKKKSSEESTE is encoded by the coding sequence ATGATTTTTGCCGAACGATTCGACGAATATTTCGATGAAACGATCCCCAGCGAAACTGCTCGCGGGCAGGAGGTGCAGGAACGTATTGTTGCATTGATGGAAAAGTATGAATTCACAATGCGAGATGTCTTCAGTACGCGACTCGCTTTGGAAGAAGGAATCATCAATGCGATCAAGCATGGCAATCGGATGGATGCTTCAAAGTCCGTCAAAATACAGTGGGGAATCAGTTCTGAATTAGTAAAGGTTATAATTGCTGACGAGGGGGAGGGCTTTGAACCGGAAGACGTCCCCGATCCCACTGATGATGAAAATTTAGAGCGGCCTTGTGGGCGTGGAATTATGCTCATGCGCGCGTTTATGGACACTATCGAGTACAACGAAGTCGGAAATGTCCTCACGATTGAAAAGAAAAAAAGTTCGGAAGAGTCAACAGAATAA
- a CDS encoding STAS domain-containing protein, with product MATSRRIDVEEVGEVTIATFVDKKILDENNIQQIGSQLFALVEEDGRKRIVLDFSNVEYLSSAALGKLITMDKKVKASGGKLRLCSIRPDIYEVFAITKLNKLFDIKDTQEDALQGF from the coding sequence ATGGCAACAAGCCGACGCATTGATGTCGAAGAAGTCGGTGAGGTAACAATTGCTACCTTTGTCGATAAAAAGATTCTCGATGAGAACAACATCCAACAAATCGGTAGCCAGTTATTTGCCCTGGTGGAAGAAGATGGTCGGAAACGGATCGTCCTTGACTTCTCAAATGTAGAGTACCTCTCCAGTGCTGCACTTGGAAAGTTGATCACTATGGACAAAAAAGTCAAAGCCAGTGGAGGCAAGCTTCGATTGTGCTCCATTCGGCCAGATATTTATGAAGTCTTTGCGATCACAAAACTCAATAAGCTTTTTGATATTAAAGACACCCAGGAAGATGCCTTGCAGGGTTTCTAA